In Proteus vulgaris, one DNA window encodes the following:
- a CDS encoding YtjB family periplasmic protein: MLKDKLKFKLQKTAIILICIALLAFLMQGASYFSRANQHARITQFEELAKTLAEQVAFSLSTYLDDSSKDNVNPLIMANLNHLTHNSRVLDASLYLEDGTQIAHSGENVTVKERLALEGQKSGGSFNHQLVVPVPGKDKPKGFLRLTLDTHQLVTESSQVDNTTNLLRVMLLVALAIGFLLSHNLLQLTPVHWQQSPYLLTANLPPRTEKEEDQEIEDQNNEGNESKESVREENNDTDNKIDKT, from the coding sequence ATGCTTAAAGACAAACTAAAATTCAAACTACAAAAAACGGCGATTATACTGATTTGTATCGCACTATTGGCATTTCTTATGCAGGGCGCGTCTTATTTTAGCCGTGCTAATCAGCATGCCCGTATTACCCAGTTTGAAGAGCTTGCAAAAACGCTGGCAGAACAAGTTGCGTTCTCTTTATCCACTTATCTGGATGACAGTAGCAAAGATAACGTAAATCCCCTCATTATGGCTAATTTAAATCATCTAACTCACAATAGTCGGGTGCTTGATGCCAGTCTTTATTTAGAAGATGGTACACAAATAGCGCATAGTGGTGAAAATGTCACTGTTAAAGAGCGATTAGCACTAGAAGGGCAAAAAAGTGGTGGTTCTTTTAATCACCAACTTGTTGTTCCTGTACCGGGCAAAGATAAACCGAAGGGTTTTTTAAGGCTAACATTAGATACTCACCAGTTGGTCACTGAATCAAGCCAAGTCGATAACACAACAAATTTATTACGTGTGATGCTGTTAGTTGCGCTCGCCATTGGCTTTTTACTTTCACATAACCTGCTTCAGTTAACACCAGTGCATTGGCAACAATCGCCTTATTTATTAACGGCAAATTTACCGCCTCGTACTGAAAAAGAAGAAGATCAAGAAATCGAAGATCAAAATAATGAAGGAAATGAATCAAAAGAGAGTGTCAGAGAAGAAAATAACGACACTGATAATAAAATAGATAAAACATAA
- the serB gene encoding phosphoserine phosphatase gives MSNSLTYCYLPDEIRKWPGLPLSLSGEEVMPLDYRAGDSGWLLYGRELDKKRISEFQHKLGVAIVVVSSWRIDDYQVVRIAGSLTRRIRRLSDECGLDVVPLGEIPRLRSPGLLVMDMDSTAIQIECIDEIAKLAGVGDKVAAITERAMQGEMDFSESLKLRVAELKGADASILQKVMDDLPLMPGLTSLVRKLQAMDWHIAIASGGFTYFADNLKQKLRLVAAIANHLEIKDGKLTGKVKGTIVDAKYKAQVLARLAKDLEIPMDQTIAIGDGANDLKMLRKAGLGIAYHAKPKVYAQAKVAIRHADLMGVMCILSGGLKHEER, from the coding sequence ATGTCAAATAGTCTGACCTATTGCTATTTACCGGATGAAATCCGTAAATGGCCAGGTCTGCCGTTATCACTTAGTGGTGAAGAGGTGATGCCACTGGATTATCGTGCTGGCGATAGCGGATGGTTACTTTATGGTCGCGAACTTGATAAGAAAAGAATAAGTGAGTTCCAGCATAAATTAGGCGTGGCAATTGTGGTGGTTTCTTCATGGCGTATTGATGATTACCAAGTTGTGCGTATTGCAGGAAGCCTAACCCGTAGAATTCGCCGTTTATCGGATGAATGTGGCCTAGATGTCGTTCCACTAGGTGAAATTCCTCGCTTGCGTTCTCCTGGGCTTTTAGTGATGGATATGGACTCAACGGCTATTCAAATTGAGTGCATTGATGAAATCGCCAAACTTGCGGGAGTGGGTGATAAAGTTGCGGCAATAACAGAACGCGCTATGCAAGGTGAAATGGATTTTAGTGAAAGTTTAAAACTCCGAGTTGCTGAACTTAAAGGAGCCGATGCTTCTATTTTGCAAAAAGTGATGGATGATTTACCACTTATGCCAGGATTAACGAGTCTGGTGCGCAAACTTCAAGCAATGGATTGGCATATTGCTATCGCATCTGGCGGTTTCACTTATTTTGCAGATAATTTAAAACAAAAATTACGCTTAGTGGCGGCGATTGCTAATCACCTTGAAATTAAAGATGGCAAGCTGACAGGCAAAGTAAAAGGCACCATTGTTGATGCGAAATATAAAGCTCAAGTGCTTGCGCGTTTAGCTAAAGATTTAGAGATCCCAATGGATCAAACCATTGCCATCGGTGATGGCGCAAACGATCTTAAAATGTTGAGAAAAGCAGGATTGGGTATTGCCTATCATGCAAAACCCAAAGTGTATGCTCAGGCAAAAGTCGCTATCCGTCATGCTGATTTAATGGGCGTGATGTGTATTTTAAGTGGTGGTTTAAAACACGAAGAGCGCTAA
- a CDS encoding ElyC/SanA/YdcF family protein, giving the protein MAQPSRVSYRIKKTIISLAIATLGFTVSSTALAYQKVHQPDNSYQQYVSQRQTVDSLIQDALDAFKSPARVSDAGFTGKLPSNMEIVAQKLQQAYKLEPYRLDLLFSTASAYIYNNDVPRAITIYKQILEAAPDDIDALIYVTSWTRFEGKDKESEAYFNKLKSLNPAKAEEISRFFAEIDRVSKMPLSDKLTPADLAKLNKTKENNAIVTLGYALNPDGTMNKILIERLNKTLEVAKQLPEAMIIVTGGVPKAHQTEGKLMADWLVKNGIAPERIFQENYARTTVENALFSRYALTKHRIKTAVIISSGSHVRRADAIFTLASWQSGPSDITYLTVVAPDKPLAELQKASKSDIQGIYRDGLKALGLWSFRSYPLEER; this is encoded by the coding sequence ATGGCGCAACCTTCCCGTGTTTCATATCGTATTAAGAAAACGATCATTTCGTTAGCGATTGCTACTTTAGGTTTTACCGTCTCATCAACTGCATTGGCTTACCAAAAAGTTCATCAGCCAGATAATAGTTATCAGCAATATGTTTCTCAGCGTCAAACAGTTGATAGCTTGATCCAAGATGCGTTAGATGCCTTTAAATCTCCGGCACGAGTGTCAGATGCAGGGTTTACGGGAAAATTGCCATCAAATATGGAAATAGTGGCGCAAAAACTGCAACAAGCTTATAAATTAGAACCTTACCGTCTCGATTTATTATTTAGCACCGCAAGTGCTTATATCTATAACAATGATGTTCCTCGCGCGATTACTATTTATAAACAGATTTTAGAAGCAGCCCCTGATGATATTGATGCATTAATCTATGTCACTTCATGGACACGTTTTGAAGGTAAAGACAAAGAAAGTGAAGCGTATTTCAATAAATTGAAATCATTAAACCCAGCTAAAGCTGAAGAGATTAGTCGCTTTTTTGCAGAGATTGATCGCGTAAGTAAAATGCCTTTAAGTGATAAATTAACACCAGCAGATTTGGCAAAACTAAATAAAACCAAAGAAAACAACGCGATTGTGACATTGGGTTATGCATTAAATCCCGATGGCACAATGAATAAGATTTTAATTGAACGCTTAAATAAAACCTTAGAAGTGGCTAAACAATTACCTGAAGCCATGATTATCGTTACGGGTGGCGTGCCAAAAGCGCATCAAACGGAAGGTAAATTAATGGCAGATTGGTTGGTGAAAAACGGTATTGCACCAGAGCGTATTTTCCAAGAAAACTATGCCCGTACAACAGTCGAGAATGCATTATTTAGCCGTTATGCATTAACTAAACATCGTATTAAAACGGCCGTTATTATTAGTTCTGGCAGCCATGTCCGCCGTGCCGATGCGATTTTCACGCTTGCAAGCTGGCAAAGTGGCCCAAGTGATATTACTTACTTAACGGTTGTTGCACCTGATAAGCCATTAGCTGAATTACAAAAAGCCAGCAAATCAGATATACAAGGCATTTATCGTGATGGCTTAAAAGCGTTGGGATTATGGAGTTTCCGCAGTTATCCGCTAGAAGAGCGTTGA
- a CDS encoding YjjI family glycine radical enzyme → MTEQSVIERCQQIVENSTLSPEQKRHFLALEAENMLPYPSLSMDAAKALDERVICDMYEGHAPYKPRYVLPDYAKFLAQGSHYLELEPAQDFDDALNMLSILYHHVPSVTSMPVYLGRIDKILLPYVGELTEEQLYPKLKRFWRYLDRTLPDAFMHANIGPEDSILTRLILKVDVELQQVAPNLTFIYDANSTPTDLLHQAITNICHSSKPHIANGTLQDAVFGKDEYGIVSCYNSLPQSGGGSTLVRINLKEVAQRSQNSLDFLNNILPFYMQKQIEIIDARCEFLYEKSHFFNQSFLVEEGLISPDRFAPMFGIYGMAEAVALLLEKEGQQAAYGDNESANKLSYIISEKLAQFVADTPVKYGWKHRAMLHAQSGISSDIGTTPATRIPYGKEPDPVTHLMTVAPHHQFYTSGISDILTVDETIKQNPDALMQLCLGAFASGLREFTANVGGNDLVRVTGYMVRLSDLKKYKEEGSRLNTTWLGDEATANCHIAERKPRVISHEQQMRFNK, encoded by the coding sequence ATGACTGAACAATCCGTTATCGAACGCTGTCAACAAATCGTAGAAAATTCAACTCTTTCTCCTGAACAAAAACGTCATTTTCTCGCGTTAGAAGCTGAGAATATGTTGCCTTATCCATCACTTTCTATGGATGCCGCAAAAGCGCTTGATGAACGGGTTATTTGCGATATGTATGAAGGTCATGCCCCTTACAAACCGCGCTATGTCTTACCGGATTATGCGAAGTTTTTAGCACAAGGTTCCCATTATTTAGAATTAGAGCCGGCCCAAGATTTTGATGATGCGCTAAATATGCTCAGTATTCTTTATCATCATGTTCCGTCGGTTACCTCTATGCCAGTATATTTAGGTCGTATCGATAAAATTTTACTGCCTTATGTGGGTGAACTTACCGAAGAGCAACTTTACCCTAAATTAAAACGCTTCTGGCGTTATCTTGATAGAACCCTGCCAGATGCGTTTATGCATGCCAATATTGGGCCTGAAGACTCAATTCTTACCCGATTAATTCTTAAAGTGGATGTTGAACTTCAACAAGTCGCCCCTAATCTCACATTTATTTATGATGCGAATTCAACACCAACAGATCTACTTCACCAAGCCATCACTAATATTTGCCACAGCAGTAAACCCCATATAGCTAATGGTACGTTGCAAGATGCAGTATTCGGTAAAGATGAATATGGAATTGTGAGTTGTTATAACTCTCTGCCTCAAAGTGGCGGTGGTAGCACCTTAGTGCGTATAAACCTCAAAGAGGTTGCACAGCGTAGCCAAAATAGCCTCGATTTTCTTAATAATATATTGCCTTTTTATATGCAAAAACAAATTGAGATCATTGATGCTCGTTGTGAGTTTCTCTATGAAAAATCTCACTTTTTTAACCAAAGTTTTTTAGTGGAAGAAGGCTTGATTTCACCTGATCGTTTTGCCCCCATGTTTGGTATTTATGGCATGGCTGAAGCAGTTGCTCTGTTACTTGAAAAAGAAGGTCAACAAGCTGCTTATGGTGATAATGAGTCTGCTAATAAACTCAGTTACATCATCAGTGAAAAGTTAGCGCAATTTGTTGCAGATACACCGGTTAAATATGGTTGGAAACATCGGGCAATGCTACATGCACAATCCGGTATTAGTTCAGATATTGGTACTACGCCAGCAACTCGTATTCCTTATGGTAAAGAGCCTGATCCCGTGACACATTTAATGACTGTCGCACCTCACCATCAATTTTATACTTCAGGTATCAGTGATATTTTAACAGTGGATGAAACCATTAAACAAAATCCAGATGCCTTAATGCAGCTCTGCTTAGGTGCATTTGCTTCTGGGCTAAGGGAGTTTACCGCTAACGTAGGTGGTAATGATTTAGTGCGTGTCACGGGTTATATGGTGCGCCTATCCGACTTGAAAAAATACAAAGAAGAAGGCTCTCGCTTAAATACCACTTGGCTGGGTGATGAAGCGACGGCAAACTGTCATATTGCTGAACGTAAACCTCGAGTTATTAGCCATGAACAGCAGATGCGCTTCAATAAATAA
- a CDS encoding alpha/beta hydrolase-fold protein, with protein sequence MICALMASFSSFANCLDVTENKEMTGQFDNNNTLCFTAHLESQRYVELNVKGIQNLWLEKQDGTHIRSLLKDIPADGQQKVRFLLPETANYQLVAQGEAKKQWQFTLTTQPYQPLDKDAGIAPVSPRLQILAQQLNQQSIQVFWQQIRQEGAPLIEHYDNDKKLVTFLWRGAKSNVYLLGSPEGNHDPLTHLANSDIWYRSYIVPNDTLMQYKLAPDVPVIENSEPFEQRRAILTTAQADPFNSQNSPSQSEDIYNHFSLLSLDKKRECQLPRILDRTMKGKTEIVRFHSEILNNDREIALYLPAQKMEIPRVLVLFDGQTYRRQYGIDKFFDKQIEEGKLTPMMILFVDSIDSDRRSVELPPNPDFYRFLADELFVWLEKEKGIQVSGEETIVSGSSYGGLASSWVAFNRPDRFGKVLSMSGSYWWAPENEEPEWLIRQFEQADKKPLQFFLEAGLFESRGDKGGILNNNRHLKQVLEQKGYPVQSLEMASGHDYISWCETLYLGAKALTQEN encoded by the coding sequence ATGATATGCGCATTGATGGCCTCTTTTTCCAGTTTTGCTAATTGCTTAGACGTAACTGAAAATAAAGAAATGACAGGTCAGTTTGATAACAACAATACGTTGTGTTTTACCGCTCATTTAGAAAGCCAACGCTATGTTGAATTAAACGTAAAAGGGATACAAAACCTGTGGTTAGAGAAACAAGACGGCACTCATATTCGTAGTTTATTAAAAGATATTCCCGCTGATGGCCAACAGAAAGTACGCTTTCTATTACCTGAAACGGCAAATTATCAATTGGTTGCACAAGGTGAAGCTAAAAAACAGTGGCAATTCACGCTAACAACACAACCTTATCAGCCGTTAGATAAAGATGCAGGGATTGCACCTGTTAGTCCTCGTTTGCAAATACTCGCTCAACAACTAAATCAACAAAGTATTCAGGTGTTTTGGCAACAAATACGCCAAGAAGGGGCTCCTCTGATTGAGCATTATGATAATGACAAAAAGTTAGTCACCTTTTTATGGCGAGGAGCGAAGTCGAATGTCTATTTATTGGGATCGCCAGAGGGTAATCATGATCCGTTAACACATTTAGCCAATAGCGATATTTGGTATCGTAGTTATATCGTGCCTAACGATACATTAATGCAATATAAATTAGCGCCCGATGTGCCTGTTATTGAAAATTCAGAACCCTTTGAGCAACGTCGCGCGATTTTAACCACCGCTCAAGCCGATCCGTTTAATTCCCAAAATTCTCCAAGTCAATCTGAGGATATCTATAATCACTTTTCTTTATTATCGTTAGACAAGAAACGTGAATGCCAATTACCCAGAATTCTTGATAGAACAATGAAAGGCAAAACAGAAATTGTTCGTTTTCACAGTGAAATCTTAAATAATGATCGTGAAATAGCACTTTATCTGCCAGCACAAAAAATGGAAATACCACGAGTCCTCGTGTTATTCGATGGTCAAACGTATCGTCGCCAATATGGTATTGATAAGTTTTTTGATAAGCAGATCGAGGAAGGAAAATTAACACCTATGATGATCCTATTTGTTGATAGTATTGATAGTGATCGCCGTAGTGTTGAATTACCACCAAATCCTGATTTTTACCGCTTTTTAGCTGATGAATTATTTGTTTGGCTAGAAAAAGAGAAGGGTATTCAAGTTTCAGGCGAAGAGACAATAGTCTCAGGATCAAGCTATGGCGGATTAGCCTCTTCATGGGTTGCTTTTAACCGCCCTGATCGCTTTGGCAAAGTGCTGAGTATGTCTGGCTCTTATTGGTGGGCGCCTGAAAATGAAGAGCCTGAATGGCTTATTAGACAATTTGAGCAAGCTGATAAAAAGCCATTACAGTTTTTCTTAGAGGCAGGGCTATTTGAAAGTCGTGGTGATAAAGGCGGTATTTTAAATAATAATCGTCACCTTAAGCAGGTTTTAGAGCAAAAAGGCTATCCTGTTCAATCACTCGAAATGGCCAGCGGGCATGATTATATTTCTTGGTGTGAAACACTGTATCTGGGGGCAAAAGCATTAACACAAGAAAATTAA
- the phoA gene encoding alkaline phosphatase gives MSHRYQRSILSVIVTTLLAGASFSSFAAPVAADAILAQDRAAKGNITEFGGARRMTQDQTEALKAALNNNQAKNVILFIGDGMGDSEITVARNYAEGAGGFFKGIDALPMTGQYTHYSLDRKTQKPNYVTDSAASATAWASGVKTYNGALGIDVFGKDHQTILELAKINGKATGNVTTSEIQDATPAALFSHVSGRKCYGPVETLEKCSTNALENGGKGSISEQLLVTRADITLGGGAKSFAQTAVAGEYKGKTLEQQAIERGYQIVKDAKSLDAITLANQDKPVLGLFHEGNMAVAWEGPKAVYHGNINNPPLECKPNSKLDPNAPTLAQMTKKAIDLLKTNENGFFLQVESASIDKQDHNANPCGQIGETVALDEAVQIGLDFAKQNGDTLIIVTADHSHSSQIIEADVKSPGLTQALITKDGAVMVVNYGNSETDSQEHTGSQLRIAAYGPHAANVVGLTDQTDLFFTMRDAMGLK, from the coding sequence ATGTCTCATCGTTACCAACGTTCTATTTTATCCGTTATTGTAACAACGCTATTGGCTGGTGCGAGTTTCTCTTCTTTTGCAGCTCCCGTTGCTGCTGATGCCATTTTGGCACAAGATCGCGCAGCAAAAGGTAATATCACGGAATTTGGCGGTGCTCGCCGTATGACTCAAGATCAAACTGAGGCATTAAAAGCAGCTTTAAATAATAACCAAGCAAAAAATGTGATCCTCTTTATTGGTGATGGTATGGGGGATTCTGAAATCACTGTTGCACGTAACTACGCTGAAGGTGCGGGCGGTTTTTTTAAAGGCATTGATGCGTTACCGATGACGGGTCAATACACACACTATTCATTAGATAGAAAAACACAAAAACCTAACTATGTAACAGATTCGGCAGCCTCAGCAACGGCATGGGCTTCTGGTGTGAAAACGTATAATGGTGCATTAGGGATTGATGTTTTTGGTAAGGATCACCAAACCATTTTAGAATTAGCAAAAATCAATGGAAAGGCAACGGGGAACGTGACTACATCTGAAATTCAAGATGCGACACCTGCTGCACTATTTTCACATGTCTCTGGGCGTAAATGCTATGGTCCAGTTGAAACCTTAGAAAAATGCTCAACTAATGCATTAGAGAATGGCGGTAAAGGTTCTATTTCAGAACAACTCTTAGTAACACGCGCTGATATCACATTAGGAGGCGGCGCAAAGAGTTTTGCTCAAACAGCGGTTGCAGGTGAATACAAAGGTAAAACGTTAGAGCAACAAGCCATTGAGCGTGGTTATCAAATCGTCAAAGATGCAAAATCGTTAGACGCAATTACCTTGGCAAATCAGGATAAACCGGTATTAGGTTTATTCCATGAAGGTAATATGGCTGTTGCGTGGGAAGGCCCTAAAGCGGTTTATCATGGCAATATCAATAATCCACCATTAGAGTGCAAACCTAACTCTAAACTCGATCCTAATGCGCCAACATTGGCACAAATGACTAAAAAAGCGATCGATTTACTGAAAACTAATGAAAATGGTTTCTTCTTACAAGTCGAAAGTGCCTCTATTGACAAGCAAGATCATAATGCTAACCCTTGTGGACAAATTGGTGAAACTGTTGCGTTAGATGAAGCTGTGCAAATCGGTTTAGATTTTGCGAAACAAAATGGTGATACGCTGATTATTGTCACCGCTGATCACTCTCACTCTAGCCAAATCATTGAAGCTGATGTGAAATCTCCTGGCTTAACACAAGCATTGATCACGAAAGATGGTGCCGTAATGGTCGTGAACTACGGTAACTCAGAGACTGATTCACAAGAGCATACCGGTTCTCAATTACGTATTGCGGCTTATGGCCCGCAT
- the nadR gene encoding multifunctional transcriptional regulator/nicotinamide-nucleotide adenylyltransferase/ribosylnicotinamide kinase NadR translates to MGPFDYIKQAIRKNGYTLQHVADKSDMTKGYLSQLINNKIKSPSAQKMSALHQFLGLEYPIKKKTIGVIFGKFYPLHTGHIYLIQRACSQVDELHVILCHDEPRDKDLFINSAMSQQPTVSDRLRWLLQTFKYQKNIRIHEFDEHGIEPQPHGWEMWSDGIKTFLREKQITPDFIYTSEREDADQYNAFLGIETVLIDPERSFMNISGSQIRQAPFKYWEYIPTEVKPFFVRTVAILGGESSGKSTLVNKLANIFNTTSAWEYGRDYVFSHLGGDEMALQYSDYDKIALGHAQYIDFAVKYANKVAFIDTDFVTTQAFCLRYEGKEHPFVQALIDEYRFDLVIVLENNTPWVADGLRSLGSEKDRRLFQTLLMEMLDKNNIEYIKVNSPDYDERFLSCVELVRELLMMQSKHIK, encoded by the coding sequence ATGGGACCTTTTGATTATATCAAACAGGCTATCAGAAAAAATGGGTATACCTTACAACACGTTGCTGATAAAAGTGATATGACAAAAGGCTATCTTAGCCAATTGATTAATAATAAAATCAAGAGCCCCAGTGCGCAAAAAATGTCGGCATTACACCAATTTTTGGGGTTAGAATATCCCATCAAAAAGAAAACAATTGGTGTCATTTTTGGTAAGTTTTATCCTCTTCACACTGGGCATATTTATTTAATTCAACGTGCTTGTAGTCAAGTTGATGAATTACATGTGATCCTCTGCCATGACGAACCTCGCGATAAGGATCTATTTATCAATAGTGCGATGTCACAGCAACCGACTGTCAGTGACAGATTACGCTGGTTATTACAAACTTTTAAATATCAAAAAAATATTCGTATTCATGAGTTTGACGAACACGGTATTGAGCCACAGCCCCATGGTTGGGAAATGTGGAGTGATGGCATAAAAACGTTTTTACGTGAAAAACAAATTACACCTGATTTTATCTATACCAGTGAGCGGGAAGATGCGGATCAATATAATGCTTTCTTGGGGATTGAAACGGTTCTGATTGATCCTGAACGCTCATTTATGAATATCAGTGGCAGTCAAATTCGCCAAGCGCCTTTTAAATATTGGGAATATATTCCAACAGAAGTTAAACCCTTTTTCGTGCGCACAGTGGCTATTTTAGGCGGTGAATCTAGTGGTAAATCAACATTAGTCAATAAGCTTGCCAATATTTTCAATACCACGAGTGCATGGGAATATGGTCGTGATTATGTCTTTTCACATTTAGGCGGTGATGAGATGGCATTGCAATATTCTGACTATGATAAAATTGCATTGGGACATGCTCAATATATTGATTTTGCTGTTAAATATGCTAATAAAGTGGCGTTTATTGATACAGATTTTGTCACTACTCAAGCATTTTGTTTACGTTATGAAGGTAAAGAGCACCCTTTCGTACAAGCACTTATTGATGAGTATCGTTTTGATTTAGTTATTGTTTTGGAAAATAACACACCATGGGTAGCAGATGGTTTACGCAGCTTAGGCAGTGAAAAAGATCGTCGCCTCTTCCAAACTTTACTGATGGAAATGCTAGATAAAAACAATATTGAATATATCAAAGTGAATTCCCCTGATTATGACGAACGTTTCTTAAGCTGCGTTGAATTAGTCAGAGAATTATTGATGATGCAATCAAAACATATTAAGTAA
- the radA gene encoding DNA repair protein RadA → MAKAAKRAFVCNECGADYPRWQGQCSACHAWNTITEIRLAATPSSRNERFSGFAGDAKGVSRVQKLSEISLEALPRFSTGFKEFDRVLGGGVVPGSAILIGGNPGAGKSTLLLQTMCLLATQMKTLYVTGEESLQQVAMRAHRLGLPTAELNMLSETSIEQICLIASQEQPKLMVIDSIQVMHMADIQSSPGSVAQVRETAAYLTRFAKTHDVAIIMVGHVTKDGTLAGPKVLEHCIDCSVMLDGETDSRFRTLRSHKNRFGAVNELGVFAMTEQGLREVSNPSAIFLSRGDEITSGSSVMVVWEGTRPLLVEIQALVDHSMLSNPRRVAVGLEQNRLAILLAVLHRHGGLQMSDQDVFVNVVGGVKVTETSADLALLLSLVSSFRNRPLPRDLVIFGEVGLAGEIRPVPSGQERIAEAAKHGFKRAIVPSANMPKKNPPDMKVYGVKKLSDALSVLDDLEDF, encoded by the coding sequence GTGGCAAAAGCAGCAAAAAGAGCCTTTGTATGTAATGAATGTGGTGCAGATTATCCTCGTTGGCAAGGGCAATGCTCGGCTTGTCATGCATGGAATACAATTACAGAAATTCGTCTTGCGGCCACCCCTTCCTCCCGTAATGAGCGCTTTAGTGGCTTTGCTGGTGATGCTAAAGGCGTTAGCCGAGTACAAAAATTATCTGAAATTAGCCTTGAAGCATTACCTCGATTTTCAACCGGATTTAAAGAGTTTGACCGTGTTTTAGGGGGCGGTGTTGTACCTGGAAGTGCCATCTTAATTGGGGGTAACCCAGGTGCGGGTAAAAGTACCTTATTACTGCAAACCATGTGTCTTTTAGCGACACAAATGAAAACACTTTATGTGACGGGTGAAGAGTCACTTCAACAGGTTGCTATGCGTGCACATCGATTAGGTTTACCGACAGCAGAACTTAATATGTTGTCAGAAACCAGTATCGAACAAATTTGTTTAATTGCCTCACAAGAACAACCTAAATTAATGGTGATTGACTCTATTCAAGTAATGCATATGGCAGACATTCAATCTTCACCGGGCAGTGTTGCCCAAGTGCGTGAAACAGCCGCTTATCTCACGCGCTTTGCAAAAACCCATGATGTTGCCATTATTATGGTCGGTCACGTGACGAAAGATGGCACATTAGCGGGACCTAAAGTGCTAGAGCACTGTATTGATTGCTCTGTCATGCTAGATGGTGAAACAGACTCTCGTTTTCGTACTCTACGTAGCCATAAAAACCGCTTTGGTGCTGTAAATGAATTAGGTGTCTTTGCGATGACAGAACAGGGATTACGTGAAGTGAGTAATCCTTCGGCTATCTTTTTAAGTCGAGGAGATGAAATCACATCAGGAAGCTCTGTCATGGTGGTATGGGAAGGTACACGACCATTATTAGTGGAGATCCAGGCCTTAGTTGACCATTCAATGCTTTCAAATCCACGCCGTGTTGCGGTGGGATTAGAACAAAATAGATTAGCGATCCTTCTTGCTGTTTTGCATCGTCACGGTGGATTGCAAATGTCTGATCAAGATGTCTTCGTGAATGTTGTCGGTGGCGTTAAAGTCACAGAAACCAGTGCTGACTTAGCGCTATTACTTTCATTAGTGTCCAGTTTCCGTAATCGCCCTTTACCGCGTGATCTCGTTATTTTCGGCGAAGTCGGACTTGCTGGTGAAATTCGTCCTGTTCCTAGTGGACAAGAGCGTATTGCAGAAGCTGCAAAGCATGGATTTAAACGTGCCATTGTACCAAGTGCAAATATGCCAAAGAAAAATCCACCTGATATGAAAGTGTATGGTGTAAAAAAACTGTCAGATGCCTTATCTGTTCTTGATGATTTAGAAGACTTCTAA